One Cicer arietinum cultivar CDC Frontier isolate Library 1 chromosome 8, Cicar.CDCFrontier_v2.0, whole genome shotgun sequence DNA segment encodes these proteins:
- the LOC101514780 gene encoding uncharacterized protein gives MEGNLSQGGIIQGGSSSFGGFDFPGSMRVQRQSQQHPNTMNQHQNHPGQGSSVPSSIHDGFPLTMGTLPNCDQTMSMNEFSQGDNRNKNSASEEDEPEEGGDGHQEGGRGKKGLPWTRVKWTDKMVRLLITAVSYIGEDVTSEGGGGGRRKFAVLQKKGKWKSVSKVMAERGYRVSPQQCEDKFNDLNKRYKRLNDMLGRGTSCQVVENPALLDVINYLSEKEKDDVRKILNSKHLFYEEMCSYHNCNRLHLPHDPALQRSLQIALRNRDDHDTDEVRRSYHDDHEEDDHDMETDDHDDFEETYASHGDNRGIYCGLGGSTKRVRQGQEDANTFGNCFNSHEHNKSSYPHGQMVQPDGNQALPESMRAAWLQQKQWIETRSVQLEEQKLQIQMEMMELEKQRFKWQKFSQKKDRELEKLKLENERMKLENERMALELKRKDIGTSFN, from the coding sequence ATGGAAGGGAATTTATCACAAGGAGGTATAATTCAAGGTGGTAGTAGTTCTTTTGGTGGTTTTGATTTTCCGGGATCGATGCGTGTTCAACGTCAATCGCAGCAGCATCCGAATACAATGAACCAACACCAAAATCATCCTGGTCAAGGGTCTTCGGTGCCTAGTTCGATTCACGACGGTTTTCCTCTTACAATGGGGACTTTACCAAACTGTGATCAGACGATGTCGATGAATGAGTTTAGTCAGGGAGATAATAGGAACAAAAACTCGGCTAGCGAGGAGGATGAGCCTGAGGAAGGTGGTGATGGTCATCAAGAAGGAGGGAGAGGGAAAAAGGGGTTGCCTTGGACGCGTGTGAAGTGGACTGATAAGATGGTGAGGCTTCTGATAACGGCCGTGTCTTATATCGGTGAGGATGTGACTTCTGAAGGTGGTGGTGGAGGGAGGAGAAAATTTGCAGTCTTGCAGAAAAAGGGTAAGTGGAAATCGGTTTCTAAGGTTATGGCTGAAAGAGGTTACCGTGTTTCACCTCAGCAGTGTGAGGATAAGTTCAATGATCTTAATAAAAGGTATAAAAGGCTTAATGATATGCTCGGACGTGGAACTTCTTGTCAAGTTGTCGAAAATCCGGCTTTGTTGGATGTAATCAATTATCTTTCTGAGAAAGAAAAGGACGATGTTAGAAAAATATTGAACTCAAAACATCTTTTCTATGAAGAGATGTGTTCTTACCATAATTGTAATAGATTGCATTTACCGCACGATCCTGCATTGCAAAGGTCTCTGCAGATAGCTCTTCGAaatagagatgatcatgatacTGACGAAGTGAGAAGGTCCTACCATGATGATCACGAAGAGGATGATCATGATATGGAAACTGACGATCACGACGACTTTGAAGAGACTTATGCTTCCCATGGAGATAATCGAGGAATCTACTGTGGTTTGGGAGGATCAACCAAAAGAGTAAGACAAGGCCAAGAAGATGCTAATACTTTCGGGAATTGTTTCAATAGTCACGAGCACAATAAAAGTTCGTATCCGCACGGACAAATGGTCCAACCCGATGGAAATCAAGCTTTACCTGAAAGCATGAGAGCAGCTTGGTTACAACAGAAGCAATGGATCGAAACTCGCTCCGTTCAGTTAGAAGAACAGAAGCTACAAATTCAAATGGAGATGATGGAACTAGAGAAACAAAGATTCAAGTGGCAGAAATTTAGCCAGAAAAAAGACCGTGAGTTGGAGAAGTTGAAGCTGGAGAATGAAAGAATGAAGCTCGAGAATGAACGTATGGCTTTAGAACTAAAGCGAAAGGATATCGGAACCAGCTTTAACTAG